The sequence below is a genomic window from Vespula pensylvanica isolate Volc-1 chromosome 1, ASM1446617v1, whole genome shotgun sequence.
tttttttttttttttcgtgaaagTAACGGCAGATAGTAATTTTGACTAGTTCATGACTCATCCGCTGAAACGAAGGTTTCCATTAAATTCTATCTCAGTTACGTCCGCGAACAACACATCTTCTCCGATCTTTTTTGTGTCGTTACACAAGGGAGACGATATGTGTggttaaacaaataaataaataagaacgtCCGGTGTAAAAATGAGGggtgtaagaaagaaaaagaaattaaattaacgtGTGAATATATTCTCCGAACGAGagcatttttatctttgtgcGACTTGTACCAcgactttgattttttttttcctttattttttttcactttttttctctcctcttgaTGTAACACcaagtgaaaataatttcgaaaaatatgtatgtacttatgtaccGTAATATCGCCGATATTCCAAGATTTGCCGCCTCACGTAAGTTCacaattattcttcttttgtttcgcttttcttttttcttttttattcttctctctctctttctctctctctttttctcacacacacacacactcactttttctctcattcaatctatctctctctttcttactctccttctgtctttctttctttcattgtgACTTCGatgactattattattactttacaaCCTTCACATTTGATCTTCAGTTTTCAGTCTATACACTTCCagtatatgtattaattaagTACTGTCCCATTTCTATACTTTGACGATAATACACGCAAAATGTTTATATCTCGATTGAATagttttaaaatgaaaaatattaaatgtctGTATTATGAGTCGAAActgttctttttgtttcgaatttaattaataaagaaaaaataataatgatgatgatgatgatgatagtaataatgataaaaagtaaaaaaaaaaaaaaaaaaaaaaaaaaagaaaaaaaaataaggaaaggaaaagagatggaaaaaataatatgttatattatataaatattacgtatgaatttctttcgctctttcttaCACGTCTTTcactatattatttatttagaaattttacaaGTTATGTAGCGTCGTCATGTCTTTACATTAACGTCGAACAGCTAAGCCATCGATGTGGCTAAAAATAAGTTTCAAAGAAAAGCTAGTGCGTCCCAAGTGAAAACgttcgtataatattttcgatagaaatttgatttcaaataatacacatacactaATACAtttacacgcacgcacgtacgcactAACGcacaattaaattatttttatcgttctcgtaaatatattattcaggattatttacatttaaaaatactaCTTTACGAGAACGAGGTAACAATGTAAACCGCGCaactatttaaaatttacgtcatttaattaattgtattcttcatttcattcattcttcaGTAATTGTTTCTTCATCATCGATATttacacgaaaaaaaattatataacattttcttttataatccaAGTTGTTAATAATGATCCATCATaatgaatgtaaaaatatttatcacaaGTGTACACTCGTCCATATCTATTGTTTAGTTAGGTATATGTCGGCAATAATACGCAGTTCTCGATAttgtatttttgaaaataattttgtaaacatttcttaaatgatgtttatgttaaataaatacttatggaataaacaaagaattatataaaattgtatttttatatacgtatatatacgcgtgtgtataaacataaacatataaatgtatacacacaaattattattttgattattgaGTATATCAAGTATGATAGATAATTGATATTTGAACGCGCCATATAATTGTTATGTTTCAGGCTgagtgtaatatatatgatgaAAGGGCGTCATTAGCATGCTGGAAAAGCGGCGGCTTCATACTCCCGGTTCACCGCCATGCAGCCTGATCTTTGTGATCGCTTTGGCACTTACAGGGTGCATCTCTTTTTGGTTTCACATAGAGAATTCTGGATCACCGACTCCTTACTTGAGCGGTGCATCGGCACCAGGATATTTACTTATTCTACCCGGAAATTTAACACAGCTTTCTCATCCTTACTCGTTAAACCAGCTTCCGTCCGATGACAAATCCACTTTGATCGATATAAAGGATTTCAAATTTACCATAAATCATAATCCTTGTAACAAGACACAACCATTGTTGCTTTTGTTGATCCACTCGGCGCCAGCAAATTTTCCTAAAAGAAATGTTGTGCGAGAAACATGGGGACAGAAAACGTCAGACttgatattattgtttttcgtTGGACTTTCAGAAGAATATCaagaagaattagaagaagaaaataaaaaatataaggatTTAATACAAGGAAATTTTCTTGATGCCTACAGAAACATGACCTATAAGCATGTTATGGCATTGAAGTGGGCCACATATCATTGCCCAAGTAAACAATATTACGAATcatcatatacatttattttattatatatgttattatatataaataatatgttgaattattaatatattttaatgttttcaggtgccaaatatatattaaagctAGACGATGATGTTTTTGTTCATATACCTGCTATGCTGGACTTTCTAACGCATGATCTCTCACCGTTGGGTGCTAGACGTTTGATTCTATGCGATCTTAAATCAATGGCTGTAGTTAAAAGATCTTGGCGATCAAAATGGAGAGTTTCTCCGCGAGAATATCCTGGTAGACATTATCCAGCGTATTGTGCTGGATGGGCTATTTTATATTCTCCTGATATTGTATTTGTTCTGTATCGTGAAGCTCAAAAAGAACCATATTTCTGGATCGACGATGTTCATATTACTGGAATTTTGGCAAAAAAACTAAACATTACCCAATCTTCTTTAGACTCCTTGGTGCTTACAAATGAGAATATGCAGAACTTATTAcaaaattcatatattcaaagagattttttatttggacCACCTAATTTAATGGAGAATGAGATAAGAGCCTTATATAGCTTGATTAATAGTAAGTCACGGCTTACCAATGAAAGCCTACTCAATTAACACttgatacaaattttttatttattaaatctctCGATTAATTACATTGCCCAACAAAAAACATACCAGGAAATAACACAGACATATGGAGAGCATGCACTATCAAGGACACAAGTGTTCAGATGGCATAAAGTATTTTCAGAAAACTGAGAACGCGTGAAAGACGAACCGTGTATGAACAACATAAAAAAAGTTGTGACAGATCAGTTGAACGCGATAACGCTTTGCAATCTTCAACATCGTTATAAAGAGTAGGAGCAAAatcttttatgatatataaccTCCGAAGGGAATTGCTTTGAAGGTAATAACGTGGttgtataaattcttttcaaatatagAATTTTCTAACAACAGTTTCACTACTTTTCTGCCACATCTCTTATCAAGTTGTTATACCAGTATTTCTGAAATAAGATCTGACATTatgaaattgatattatttttgaaatcagCATCTTAAATATACACAAGAATAGGTTTAACATTTTACACATCAAAATGTATGTTGGGCAGTGTTATAGAagcataatttataataaatgtttatttgcACAATGTAAAGAAGTCATAATgacaagatattttatatgtggTTTTTAAgtctttccatttatttatgaCATAGGTACAAGAATTGTTAAGTACGCTTGTCAAAGACTTATAATCAATACAAAGAAAAGGCAGCGGATATTGTGAATTTTTTAAAGTGCTGTCTACTTTTTTTAGATCGCATTTACAAAAAGTGtaggtatatttaaaaaaaaaaaaaaaagaaaaagaaaaaagaaaagaaaaaaagaattaaagagaaaaaagtaatgaaaataaaaaacaaatttagaaTATTATCTTGTTACtcataaattttgaaaaaacaaaataaaattgttatgtAGAACCAAGTACAACCCCGAATCAAGGGTccatttctaattaaatttgaGATTTGAAATGTCTGTTTCTAATTGTTAGTATTTTCAATGTGAAAAAATACATGctattctttgatattttgcGTTTAACATTATAGATgcatattatacatgtataggatattattgaaaatgatattattgtatgttgaataattacatacataagttTTCTCCAAGTAtttaactatatatttatttattttgagaaaatttaaaaatgtttccgCTTAATGTGTAAAAAATACTCagtaaaaagattttctcttcaaaaatatgatttatttatgaaagagaaaacctttctaataattagtaaaaatACTTGTAACGTCTGCAAGTGAATGGAATACTCTAAATAGCACTCTTGAATAGCCAAAAGTAGGACCAATGTATAAAGCAAACTGTGTACAAGTTTCATGTGATTTAAACTACAAATTTCAGCTCGTTCTGATCTTGGTTACCTGGAATAACTATACgcaaaaacaaatattacattaaatccTAAATAACCTGCACGAATATTGAGTATAAAATAATCTGATGTGtattttctgtatttcttttttatacagatAATAAGATCGATGTTGTATTATCTTAATTTCTATAGGGGAGAGAGAGTATGTTGCTATATTATTCAAATGTATTCACATAGCCTAATACAGTATACTATTCAATGTGAAGTATACATTCTAATGCAAATTCtcttataatttcaataaatatgaatcatttcaatcgttcgaaatttttcctttccaacAATATaccgattattatattattttcaaataagtGACTTCGTACattaatatgaattaaaaaggaaaattatcgatttcaaatactaataaaaatttatgattcaTTAAGGACGTTAAGTGGCAACCAACggtagaataataaatttcaataataacaaatagaaagatgaaattaattaatacattataGATTATTCGACAATGAAATTCTACTGACAATTAGTTAGAGAAATTAGacgtttatcaattttatttcaatgttccaaaaatgttttcaattaTATGATATCGCGGTTAATCGTAATAGCCAATCAATTTACGAGCATCCTGACATCTTCCCGCCCTTCACCCCTTCATTTGCGCGCCATAAAGGTAGCCATTGTTCTATCGTTCTGAGGTGAgtgtcataattttttttatcttgtttaatttcttattaattagcTGCAGCTTCATGAATCTTCCATAACAATCATATAAACGATTGTTACTATGAAATAGAGATATGGTTTAA
It includes:
- the LOC122637059 gene encoding beta-1,3-galactosyltransferase 5-like; protein product: MLEKRRLHTPGSPPCSLIFVIALALTGCISFWFHIENSGSPTPYLSGASAPGYLLILPGNLTQLSHPYSLNQLPSDDKSTLIDIKDFKFTINHNPCNKTQPLLLLLIHSAPANFPKRNVVRETWGQKTSDLILLFFVGLSEEYQEELEEENKKYKDLIQGNFLDAYRNMTYKHVMALKWATYHCPSAKYILKLDDDVFVHIPAMLDFLTHDLSPLGARRLILCDLKSMAVVKRSWRSKWRVSPREYPGRHYPAYCAGWAILYSPDIVFVLYREAQKEPYFWIDDVHITGILAKKLNITQSSLDSLVLTNENMQNLLQNSYIQRDFLFGPPNLMENEIRALYSLINSKSRLTNESLLN